One window of the Cryptomeria japonica chromosome 7, Sugi_1.0, whole genome shotgun sequence genome contains the following:
- the LOC131078434 gene encoding 11-beta-hydroxysteroid dehydrogenase, which translates to MDLVQMFLNLAFPPLAMFFLALALPPLALMKMCGWVYHFIFSENMQGKVVLITGSSSGIGEQMAYQYAKKGAKLVLVARREDHLKAVADKSSSIGAPAVHVIVADVSKEEDCKNFIEETIRIYGRLNHLVNNAGIAHSFLFEETVDPTRLQQVMDVTFWGSVYPTYYAIPHLKQVSGRIVVTASDAGWLPLPRMSLYNAAKAAVINFFDSLRIELGPSVGITVATPGWTESEMTRGKFINRQGDLQFNQDVRDVQLGPWPVVSAEECGKAIVNGACRGERSVSIPKWGNVLFLYRLLAPQLLEWASYLFYVRAAPQPLSKTAVDATGAKKILYPSSIRQPLKSE; encoded by the exons ATGGATTTGGTACAGATGTTTCTGAACTTGGCATTTCCTCCATTGGCGATGTTCTTCTTGGCATTGGCGTtgcctcctttggcattgatgaagaTGTGTGGGTGGGTCTACCATTTCATATTTTCTGAGAATATGCAGGGGAAAGTGGTACTAATCACTGGTTCATCTTCTGGAATTGGAGAA CAAATGGCTTATCAATATGCCAAGAAAGGAGCAAAATTGGTTCTGGTTGCTAGAAGAGAAGACCATCTTAAGGCTGTTGCTGATAAATCATCCTCCATTGGCGCTCCCGCTGTTCATGTAATTGTTGCTGATGTTTCCAAAGAGGAGGACTGCAAAAACTTCATAGAGGAAACAATCAGAATCTATGGTCGCT TAAACCATCTGGTGAACAATGCTGGGATAGCTCACAGTTTCCTGTTTGAAGAAACAGTTGACCCTACTCGCCTTCAACAAGTGATG GATGTTACATTTTGGGGATCTGTTTACCCAACTTATTATGCGATTCCCCATCTGAAGCAGGTTTCTGGTAGAATAGTGGTGACTGCTTCTGATGCAGGCTGGTTACCACTGCCCAGGATGAGCCTCTATAAT GCTGCCAAAGCGGCAGTGATCAATTTCTTTGACAGCTTGAGAATCGAACTGGGTCCCTCTGTTGGCATCACTGTTGCAACCCCTGGATGGACAGAGTCTGAGATGACACGGGGCAAATTTATAAATAGACAGGGAGACCTGCAATTCAACCAAGATGTCCGAGAT GTACAATTAGGGCCTTGGCCTGTAGTCTCGGCAGAGGAGTGTGGGAAGGCTATAGTGAATGGTGCATGCAGGGGAGAGCGGTCGGTGAGCATCCCCAAATGGGGTAATGTTCTCTTCCTTTACAGACTCTTGGCTCCTCAACTACTGGAATGGGCTTCATATTTATTCTATGTCAGAGCAGCTCCCCAACCCCTTAGCAAGACTGCTGTCGATGCAACTGGAGCTAAGAAGATCTTGTACCCATCTTCTATACGCCAGCCCTTGAAGTCAGAATaa